A stretch of Arthrobacter sp. NEB 688 DNA encodes these proteins:
- the pdxY gene encoding pyridoxal kinase PdxY translates to MTTILSIQSSVAYGHVGNSAAVFPLQRLGVEVWPVHTVHFSNHTGYGAWRGPLMPPEDVREVVTGIEEREALGEVDAVLSGYQGGEQIGEVILDAVARTKAANPSAIYACDPVMGNAKSGCFVHPAIPVLLREKVVPQADLITPNQFELGFLTDTEPGDLDSTLASVEAARGMGPSTVLVTSVLRPDRPQDTIEMLAVHDDGAWIVRTPHLPLKANGSGDVTAALFTAHLLETGDAGVALGRTVSSVFDLLQRTLDSGRRELQLVQSQEEIAHPRMQFEVERIG, encoded by the coding sequence GTGACGACGATCCTGTCCATCCAGTCCTCCGTCGCGTACGGCCACGTCGGCAACTCCGCGGCGGTGTTCCCCCTGCAGCGGCTCGGGGTCGAGGTGTGGCCCGTCCACACGGTGCACTTCTCGAACCACACCGGGTACGGCGCCTGGCGCGGCCCGCTCATGCCGCCGGAGGACGTCCGCGAGGTCGTCACCGGCATCGAGGAGCGCGAGGCCCTCGGCGAGGTCGACGCGGTGCTCTCGGGCTACCAGGGCGGCGAGCAGATCGGCGAGGTCATCCTCGACGCGGTCGCCCGCACCAAGGCCGCGAACCCCTCGGCGATCTACGCCTGCGACCCGGTCATGGGCAACGCGAAGTCGGGCTGCTTCGTGCACCCGGCCATCCCGGTCCTGCTGCGCGAGAAGGTCGTCCCGCAGGCCGACCTCATCACCCCGAACCAGTTCGAGCTCGGGTTCCTCACCGACACCGAGCCGGGCGACCTCGACTCCACGCTCGCCTCCGTCGAGGCCGCGCGGGGGATGGGCCCCTCGACGGTGCTCGTCACCTCGGTGCTGCGGCCCGACCGGCCGCAGGACACCATCGAGATGCTCGCCGTGCACGACGACGGCGCGTGGATCGTCCGCACCCCGCACCTGCCGCTCAAGGCCAACGGCTCGGGCGACGTGACGGCGGCGCTGTTCACGGCGCACCTGCTCGAGACCGGCGACGCCGGGGTCGCCCTCGGGCGCACCGTCTCGTCGGTGTTCGACCTGCTGCAGCGCACCCTCGACTCCGGCCGGCGCGAGCTCCAGCTCGTCCAGAGCCAGGAGGAGATCGCGCACCCGCGGATGCAGTTCGAGGTCGAGCGCATCGGCTGA
- a CDS encoding glutamate-5-semialdehyde dehydrogenase: MSDRTATGADQGPSAADVEQVRVLAEAARTASRRLALLSRAEKDAALHALADALDAATDEVVASNARDLARGREHGMAESLQDRLRLDPPRVAAVAQALRDIAALPDPVGEVVRGSTLANGLQIRQVRVPMGVVGMIYEARPNVTVDAAGLGLKSGNAVILRGGSAAAETNRATVAVLRAALERQGLPADAVALLDGGHSVVTALMTARGLVDLLIPRGGADLIQAVVTGSTVPVIETGIGNCHVYVDAAADLDKALAITVNAKTHRPSVCNAAESLLVHRAVAEAFLPKALAALAAEGVVLHTDERASTSAQAAGVTHDAATDEHFATEFHGLEMSVGVVDDLDAALTHIRRFGSGHTEAIVTEDRGAARRFTAEVDAAAVMVNASTRFTDGGEFGFGAEIGISTQKLHARGPMALPELTSTKWVVEGDGQVRV; the protein is encoded by the coding sequence ATGTCCGACCGCACCGCCACCGGGGCCGACCAGGGGCCCAGCGCCGCCGACGTCGAGCAGGTCCGGGTCCTCGCCGAGGCCGCCCGCACCGCCTCCCGCCGCCTCGCCCTGCTCTCGCGCGCCGAGAAGGACGCCGCCCTCCACGCGCTCGCCGACGCCCTCGACGCCGCGACCGACGAGGTCGTCGCCTCCAACGCGCGCGACCTCGCCCGCGGGCGCGAGCACGGGATGGCCGAGAGCCTCCAGGACCGGCTGCGCCTGGACCCCCCGCGCGTCGCGGCCGTCGCCCAGGCGCTGCGCGACATCGCCGCCCTGCCGGACCCCGTCGGCGAGGTCGTGCGCGGCTCGACCCTGGCCAACGGCCTGCAGATCCGCCAGGTCCGCGTGCCGATGGGTGTCGTCGGGATGATCTACGAGGCCCGGCCCAACGTCACCGTCGACGCCGCCGGCCTCGGGCTGAAGTCCGGCAACGCGGTCATCCTGCGCGGGGGCAGCGCCGCCGCCGAGACCAACCGGGCCACCGTCGCCGTCCTGCGCGCCGCGCTCGAGCGCCAGGGCCTGCCCGCCGACGCGGTCGCGCTCCTCGACGGCGGCCACTCCGTCGTCACCGCGCTCATGACGGCCCGCGGGCTCGTCGACCTGCTCATCCCGCGCGGCGGCGCCGACCTCATCCAGGCCGTCGTCACCGGCTCGACCGTGCCCGTCATCGAGACCGGCATCGGCAACTGCCACGTCTACGTCGACGCGGCCGCCGACCTCGACAAGGCCCTGGCCATCACGGTCAACGCCAAGACGCACCGCCCGAGCGTCTGCAACGCGGCCGAGTCGCTGCTCGTCCACCGCGCCGTCGCCGAGGCCTTCCTGCCCAAGGCGTTGGCCGCCCTCGCCGCCGAGGGCGTGGTGCTCCACACCGACGAGCGGGCCTCCACGAGCGCGCAGGCCGCCGGGGTCACCCACGACGCCGCCACCGACGAGCACTTCGCGACCGAGTTCCACGGTCTCGAGATGTCCGTCGGCGTCGTCGACGACCTCGATGCCGCCCTCACGCACATCCGCCGCTTCGGCTCGGGCCACACCGAGGCCATCGTCACCGAGGACCGCGGGGCCGCGCGCCGCTTCACCGCCGAGGTCGACGCCGCCGCGGTCATGGTCAACGCGAGCACCCGCTTCACCGACGGCGGCGAGTTCGGCTTCGGCGCCGAGATCGGCATCTCGACCCAGAAGCTCCACGCCCGCGGCCCGATGGCCCTGCCCGAGCTCACCTCGACGAAATGGGTCGTCGAGGGGGACGGTCAGGTCCGGGTCTGA
- a CDS encoding glycosyltransferase family 2 protein → MSESPVLTVVVPMYDEQEVLPLFVDRLRPLAESWGVPYEVLCVDDGSGDATPVLLQRLRREWPQLRVVRLRANAGHQAAISAGLVLARGDYVVTIDADLQDPPETIGEMLRVARAEGVDVVYGVREDRSSDTAFKRLTARAFYRSIRALSDVDAHVDAGDFRLMSRATVEAVNALPEGNRVLRLVVPALGFPSASVGYRRAPRAAGESKYPLAKMVRLSVDAVTGFSIAPLRFATWLGLLGGLAAVVVLVYALVAMLLGNTLPGWTSTVVIVSAVGAVQLLAVGILGEYVGRTYSALQARPAYFVAHDSLEQEVAHHDEERPLPRAASGQTRT, encoded by the coding sequence ATGTCGGAGTCCCCCGTGCTCACGGTCGTCGTGCCGATGTACGACGAGCAGGAGGTGCTGCCCCTCTTCGTCGACCGGCTGCGCCCGCTCGCCGAGTCCTGGGGGGTCCCCTACGAGGTGCTCTGCGTCGACGACGGCTCCGGCGACGCGACCCCGGTGCTCCTCCAGCGCCTGCGCCGCGAGTGGCCGCAGCTGCGGGTCGTGCGGCTGCGCGCCAACGCGGGCCACCAGGCCGCGATCTCGGCCGGGCTCGTCCTCGCCCGCGGCGACTACGTCGTGACGATCGACGCCGACCTCCAGGACCCGCCGGAGACCATCGGCGAGATGCTCCGGGTCGCACGCGCCGAGGGCGTCGACGTCGTCTACGGCGTGCGCGAGGACCGCTCGAGCGACACCGCCTTCAAGCGCCTCACCGCCCGGGCCTTCTACCGCTCCATCCGCGCCCTGTCCGACGTCGACGCCCACGTCGACGCCGGCGACTTCCGGCTGATGTCGCGCGCGACCGTCGAGGCCGTCAACGCCCTGCCCGAGGGCAACCGGGTCCTGCGCCTCGTCGTGCCGGCGCTCGGCTTCCCCAGCGCCTCGGTGGGCTACCGGCGCGCGCCGCGGGCGGCCGGCGAGTCGAAGTACCCGCTGGCCAAGATGGTCCGGCTCTCGGTCGACGCCGTCACCGGGTTCTCCATCGCCCCGCTGCGCTTCGCGACGTGGCTCGGCCTGCTCGGCGGCCTCGCCGCGGTCGTCGTCCTCGTCTACGCGCTCGTCGCGATGCTGCTCGGCAACACCCTCCCCGGCTGGACCTCGACGGTCGTCATCGTCTCGGCGGTCGGCGCCGTGCAGCTGCTCGCGGTCGGCATCCTCGGCGAGTACGTGGGCCGGACGTACTCGGCCCTGCAGGCGCGGCCGGCGTACTTCGTCGCGCACGACAGCCTCGAGCAGGAGGTCGCGCACCACGACGAGGAGCGGCCCCTCCCCCGGGCCGCCTCGGGTCAGACCCGGACCTGA